One window of Medicago truncatula cultivar Jemalong A17 chromosome 2, MtrunA17r5.0-ANR, whole genome shotgun sequence genomic DNA carries:
- the LOC25486774 gene encoding cytochrome P450 72A68-like translates to MELFWTTNSAIILITVTFGLVYAWRVLNWMWLKPKKMEKLLREQGLQGNPYRLLLGDAKDYFVMQKKVQSKPMNLSDDIAPRVAPYIHHAVQTHGKKSFIWFGTKPWVILNEPEQIREVFNKISEFPKVQYKFMKLITRGLVKLEGEKWTKHRRIINPAFHMEKLKIMTPTFLKSCNDLISNWEETLSSNGSSEIDIWPSLQSLTSDVIARSSFGSSYEEGRKVFQLQIEQGELIMKNLMKSLIPLWRFLPTADHRKINENDKQIETTIKNIINKREKAIKAGEATENDLLGLLLESNHKEIKEHGNFKNMGLSLEEVVGECMLFHIAGQETTSDLLVWTMVLLSRHPDWQERARKEVLEIFGNEKPDFDGLNKLKIMGMILYEVLRLYPPITGVSRKVENDIKLGDLTLYAGMDVYLPIVLIHHDCELWGDDAKIFNPERFSGGISKATNGRFSYFPFGAGPRICIGQTFSLLEAKMAMALILQNFSFELSQTYAHAPSVVLTVQPQHGAHVILRKIKT, encoded by the exons ATGGAATTATTTTGGACAACAAATTCAGCCATAATTCTCATCACTGTGACATTTGGTTTGGTATACGCATGGAGGGTATTGAATTGGATGTGGCTGAAGCCAAAGAAGATGGAGAAGCTTTTAAGAGAACAAGGCCTTCAAGGGAACCCTTATAGACTTTTGCTTGGAGATGCAAAGGATTATTTTGTAATGCAAAAGAAAGTTCAATCCAAACCCATGAATCTGTCGGATGATATTGCGCCACGTGTCGCTCCTTACATTCACCATGCTGTTCAAACTCatg GGAAAAAATCTTTTATTTGGTTTGGAACAAAACCATGGGTGATTCTTAATGAACCTGAGCAAATAAGAGAAGTATTCAACAAGATATCTGAGTTCCCAAAGGTTCAATATAAGTTTATGAAGTTAATAACTCGCGGTCTTGTTAAACTAGAAGGAGAAAAGTGGACCAAGCATAGAAGGATAATCAACCCTGCTTTTCACATGGAAAAATTGaag ATTATGACACCAACATTCTTGAAAAGCTGCAACGATTTGATTAGCAATTGGGAAGAAACGTTGTCTTCAAATGGATCCTCTGAAATAGACATATGGCCTTCCCTTCAGAGCTTGACAAGTGATGTTATCGCTCGTTCGTCATTTGGAAGTAGTTatgaagaaggaagaaaagTATTTCAACTTCAAATAGAGCAAGGTGAACTTATAATGAAAAATCTAATGAAATCTTTAATCCCTTTATGGAG GTTTTTACCTACAGCTGATcatagaaagataaatgaaaatgataaacaaatagaaactactattaagaatataattaacAAGAGGGAGAAAGCAATAAAGGCAGGTGAAGCCACTGAGAATGACTTATTAGGTCTCCTCCTAGAGTCGAACcacaaagaaattaaagaacATGGAAACTTCAAGAATATGGGATTGAGTCTTGAAGAAGTAGTCGGGGAATGCATGTTATTCCATATTGCAGGGCAAGAGACTACTTCAGATTTGCTTGTTTGGACGATGGTGTTGTTGAGTAGGCACCCAGATTGGCAAGAACGTGCCCGGAAGGAAGTATTAGAGATATTTGGCAATGAAAAACCAGACTTTGATGGACTAAATAAACTTAAGATT ATGGGCATGATTTTGTATGAGGTTTTGAGGTTGTACCCTCCTATAACCGGCGTTTCTCGAAAAGTTGAGAATGATATAAAACTTGGAGACTTGACATTATATGCTGGAATGGATGTTTACTTGccgattgttttgattcaccatGATTGTGAACTATGGGGTGATGATGCTAAGATTTTCAATCCTGAGAGATTTTCTGGTGGAATTTCCAAAGCAACAAACGGTAGATTTTCATATTTTCCGTTTGGAGCAGGTCCTAGAATCTGCATTGGACAGACCTTTTCTCTATTGGAAGCAAAGATGGCAATGGCATTGATTTTAcagaatttttcatttgaacTTTCTCAAACATATGCTCATGCTCCATCTGTGGTGCTTACTGTTCAGCCACAACATGGTGCTCATGTTATTCTacgcaaaatcaaaacataa
- the LOC25486775 gene encoding uncharacterized protein — MAMPVSTETGVTAPSTVSTSSPMTRQKMGTFVPPFTAGVPLTISVPSYPLVRPRLDDRNTNVQNLLREQAYGMPTSMMANVHNSASAFAEQKNPFTITIGRGGGLACLWNKNFNCSITNFSQNHIDVDVNDSLRGRWRLTGFYGMPEGGRGRESWNLLRHISNLSQLPWCIVGDFNDILATNEKKGRSDRQPWLIQGFRQAVMDAGLADIHMDDYAFTWFKSLGTDRAVEEKLDRAMANDSWFDKFQIAKLECLTTTSSDHYPLLLDCAPQPSTIGGQRRFRFCKCLWRKNVNQNTRQEIRKTQRKLEAIRTHVDASNLFQKSNGSRANVINLVPATITIEDNFMLTESFTLEEFKQAVFSMQADKCPGPDGFNPGFYQHFWDTCGPEVYIKQVVNAKVLANRLKQVLDKCKGQRKEGDVALKLDISKAYDRLDWDYLRDIMIQMGFSSRWVNGAPVCPIVPGCSLRQGDPISPYLFIICVEGLSSFIREAERRNDIREAVCMKNILATYEEASGQAINLQKSELFCSRNTPDDLKNLIATTLCSSSVGNSVFLLPGSLINEIEKMLNSFWWGHNSANSRGLHWLSWERLSVLKVFGGMGFKGLKAFNRAMVGKQAWKLVSSPESLITRLLKTKYFPRSDYFGASIGHNSSYVWRSIWSAKDVIRRGFQWSIGTGEHIPVWDHPWLSNAARILPSSHHHLGWPSITFERDGAYSVKSAYKDILNHDEAVVHHRVPGVQCTDRCAVCVDFGENSTHMFFMCDKSKICWQRSGLWSLLMAVFDIDASFPTTVFAILQHLDQQQKQVFSVTLWSIWKHRNNKVWNNVTETAEAICARAGSVLTSWRNAQSMRPPITQHPATPNDLKWIKPSPDRF, encoded by the exons ATGGCTATGCCAGTTTCGACAGAAACGGGAGTAACCGCCCCCTCAACCGTTTCGACGTCCTCTCCAATGACACGACAAAAAATGGGAACCTTTGTGCCCCCATTTACTGCTGGTGTTCCTTTGACTATCAGTGTCCCAAGTTATCCTTTAGTCAGGCCTAGGCTTGATGATCGAAACACAAATGTGCAGAACCTTCTTAGGGAACAAGCATATGGTATGCCAACTTCGATGATGGCAAATGTGCATAATAGTGCGTCCGCATTTGCAGAACAAAAAAATCCGTTCACAATTAC AATTGGTAGGGGAGGAGGTTTGGCTTGTTTATGGAATAAGAATTTTAATTGCTCTATCACAAACTTTTCCCAAAATCATATTGATGTGGATGTTAATGATTCTTTGAGGGGAAGATGGAGGTTAACTGGTTTTTATGGTATGCCGGAAGGAGGAAGAGGGAGGGAGTCTTGGAATTTACTTCGACATATATCCAATCTTTCCCAGCTTCCTTGGTGTATTGTTGGAGATTTTAATGATATATTAGCAACAAATGAAAAGAAAGGAAGGTCAGATCGTCAACCCTGGCTCATTCAAGGTTTCAGACAAGCTGTCATGGATGCTGGACTTGCTGATATTCATATGGATGACTATGCCTTTACCTGGTTTAAAAGTTTAGGCACCGATCGTGCAGTGGAGGAGAAATTGGATAGAGCTATGGCTAATGATAGTTGGTTTGATAAATTCCAGATTGCAAAACTTGAATGCCTGACTACCACTTCGTCTGATCACTACCCCCTCTTACTTGATTGTGCGCCGCAACCCTCTACTATTGGTGGCCAACGTCGTTTTCGTTTTTGTAAATGCTTG TGGAGAAAGAATGTTAATCAAAATACAAGGCAAGAAATTCGTAAGACTCAACGCAAGCTTGAAGCTATTCGTACACATGTGGATGCTTCCAAT ttatttcaaaaatcaaatggGTCTCGTGCCAATGTTATTAATTTAGTTCCTGCCACCATCACCATTGAAGATAATTTTATGCTAACTGAGTCCTTTACCTTAGAAGAGTTCAAACAAGCAGTTTTTTCTATGCAAGCAGATAAATGTCCAGGGCCTGATGGTTTTAATCCGGGTttttatcaacatttttggGATACTTGCGGTCCTGAAGTATATATCAAGCAGGTTGTCAATG CCAAGGTGCTTGCTAATAGGCTCAAACAGGTGCTCGATAAAT GCAAAGGCCAAAGGAAAGAAGGGGATGTTGCACTTAAGTTGGACATTAGTAAAGCTTATGATAGACTAGATTGGGATTATCTACGAGATATCATGATTCAAATGGGTTTCTCATCTCGATGG GTTAACGGAGCACCAGTGTGTCCTATTGTACCAGGGTGCAGCCTTCGTCAGGGTGATCCCATTTCACCTTATTTATTCATCATTTGTGTTGAGGGTCTTTCCTCCTTTATTCGTGAAGCTGAACGTCGTAATGACATTAGAG agGCTGTTTGTATGAAGAATATTTTGGCTACTTATGAAGAAGCTTCGGGGCAGGCCATTAATCTCCAGAAGTCAGAATTATTTTGTAGTCGCAATACTCCAGATGATTTGAAGAATCTCATTGCTACTACTCTGTGTTCGTCAAGTGTTGGGAACAG TGTTTTCCTTCTTCCGGGATCCCTCATTAATGAGATAGAGAAAATGTTAAACTCCTTCTGGTGGGGTCATAATTCAGCGAATTCTCGAGGATTGCACTGGCTATCTTGGGAACGCCTTTCAGTTCTTAAGGTGTTTGGAGGTATGGGCTTCAAGGGACTTAAGGCTTTCAATAGGGCTATGGTTGGCAAGCAGGCTTGGAAGTTGGTTTCTTCTCCAGAGTCTCTAATCACTCGTTTACTCAAAACTAAATATTTTCCTCGAAGTGACTATTTTGGTGCTAGCATAGGCCATAATTCTAGTTATGTTTGGCGTAGCATATGGAGTGCCAAAGATGTGATTCGTCGTGGTTTTCAATGGAGTATAGGCACAGGAGAACACATTCCAGTTTGGGATCACCCATGGCTCAGTAATGCTGCACGAATTTTACCGTCTTCTCATCATCATTTGGGATGGCCATCTATCACG TTCGAGAGGGATGGTGCCTATTCAGTTAAAAGTGCTTACAAGGATATTCTAAATCACGATGAGGCAGTTGTACATCATCGTGTGCCGG GAGTTCAATGTACTGATAGGTGTGCAGTATGTGTGGATTTTGGCGAGAATAGTACACATATGTTCTTTATGTGTGATAAAAGCAAGATTTGTTGGCAGCGGAGTGGATTATGGAGTCTTTTGATGGCTGTTTTTGATATTGATGCAAGTTTTCCAACCACTGTGTTTGCTATCTTACAACACTTGGACCAGCAACAAAAACAAGTTTTCAGTGTGACCCTCTGGAGTATATGGAAGCATAGAAACAATAAAGTATGGAACAATGTCACTGAAACAGCTGAAGCTATTTGTGCTCGTGCAGGATCTGTTCTTACTAGTTGGAGGAATGCTCAGTCTATGCGTCCTCCTATCACTCAGCATCCCGCTACCCCGAATGACTTGAAGTGGATTAAACCAAGTCCCGACAGATTTTAA
- the LOC120578365 gene encoding uncharacterized protein — protein sequence MCRGCLLTRVRLLYKGVVCPTNCASCDSTHEDLHHVFFDFPFAIHVWNRTGLWSSIQHALASITSVVEAIFSLLETLSVELGQQLATVLWSIWKNRNLRVWEDVAESSAIVVERARNMVEDWNVANSPSILASATSQQLFISTEGEVSPPPPQPIPRWRAPTPGRYKCNIDAAFSSHLNRTGIGICIRDYAGIFVSAKGLSYSCYVSTDVGEALGLHSDLQWLDGMHFDNVDFETDSKLTVEFVRRQANGIARALARVALLLASPAVYYNIPDCIETLIINEML from the exons ATGTGTCGGGGATGTTTACTGACTCGTGTTCGTCTGCTTTACAAAGGTGTCGTTTGCCCAACGAATTGTGCTAGTTGTGACTCGACACATGAAGACCTCCACCATGTATTTTTTGACTTTCCTTTTGCTATCCATGTTTGGAATCGGACTGGTCTTTGGTCTTCTATCCAACACGCTTTAGCTAGCATCACCTCGGTTGTCGAAGCTATTTTTTCACTATTGGAAACTTTGTCTGTGGAACTAGGCCAACAGCTAGCAACCGTTCTTTGGAGTATCTGGAAGAATCGTAACCTCCGTGTGTGGGAGGACGTCGCGGAAAGTAGTGCTATTGTTGTGGAGCGTGCTCGCAACATGGTTGAAGACTGGAATGTGGCTAATTCTCCATCTATATTAGCATCTGCGACTTCACAACAATTGTTCATCTCTACTGAAGGAGAGGTCTCTCCCCCGCCGCCACAACCTATCCCAAGGTGGAGAGCCCCCACGCCAGGAAGGTACAAATGCAATATTGACGCTGCTTTCTCTTCTCATCTCAACCGCACAGGTATAGGTATCTGTATTCGTGATTATGCTGGCATTTTTGTGTCGGCAAAGGGTTTGAGTTATTCCTGTTATGTTTCTACGGATGTGGGTGAAGCTTTGGGCTTGCACTCAGATTTACAGTGGTTGGATGGTATGCACTTTGATAATGTGGACTTCGAAACAGACTCTAAGCTGACG GTGGAGTTTGTTAGGCGACAAGCTAACGGGATTGCTCGTGCTCTTGCAAGAGTGGCCTTGTTACTTGCTAGTCCCGCCGTTTATTATAATATACCCGATTGTATTGAAACTCTGAttatcaatgaaatgctataa